Proteins encoded in a region of the Oncorhynchus gorbuscha isolate QuinsamMale2020 ecotype Even-year linkage group LG16, OgorEven_v1.0, whole genome shotgun sequence genome:
- the LOC124000339 gene encoding density-regulated protein-like isoform X1, whose translation MATTENAETGLPENKGDHHGSAYPNTKHPTKVQYCGVCSLPTEYCEYMPEPAKCRQWLEKNFPDLFARMSVGPVGNAPKQDTGCEEAPPVGEEEERKKQKRGGRGQIKQKKKTVPQKITIAKIPRAKKKYVTRVCGMNTFDIDLKEAQRFFAQKFSCGASVTAEDEIIIQGDFTDDIIDVIQEKWPEVDDDSIDDLGEVKK comes from the exons ATGGCTACTACTGAGAATGCAGAGACGGGTTTACCAGAAAACAAAGGAGACCATCATGGGAGTGCTTACCCGAACACAAAGCACCCAACCAAAGTCCAGTACTGTGGAG TGTGCTCCTTGCCAACAGAGTATTGTGAGTACATGCCTGAGCCAGCCAAATGCAGGCAGTGGCTGGAGAAGAACTTCCCAGATTTGTTTGCCAGAATGAGTGTAG GTCCGGTAGGAAATGCTCCCAAGCAGGACACCGGCTGTGAAGAGGCGCCACCtgttggagaggaggaggagaggaagaagcagaAGAGAG GAGGCAGAGGACAGATCAAACAGAAAAAGAAGACTGTGCCTCAAAAAATAACAATAGCTAAAATCCCCCGCGCCAAGAAGAAATACGTCACAAGGGTCTGTGGAATGAACACATTTG ACATTGACCTTAAAGAGGCTCAGAGATTCTTTGCTCAGAAGTTCTCCTGCGGCGCCTCTGTGACGGCAGAGGATGAAATCATCATTCAGGGAGATTTTACAGATGACATCATCGATGTCATTCAGGAGAAGTGGCCTGAG GTGGATGACGACAGTATTGATGATCTTGGAGAAGTCAAGAAGTGA
- the LOC124000339 gene encoding density-regulated protein-like isoform X2 — MATTENAETGLPENKGDHHGSAYPNTKHPTKVQYCGVCSLPTEYCEYMPEPAKCRQWLEKNFPDLFARMSVGNAPKQDTGCEEAPPVGEEEERKKQKRGGRGQIKQKKKTVPQKITIAKIPRAKKKYVTRVCGMNTFDIDLKEAQRFFAQKFSCGASVTAEDEIIIQGDFTDDIIDVIQEKWPEVDDDSIDDLGEVKK; from the exons ATGGCTACTACTGAGAATGCAGAGACGGGTTTACCAGAAAACAAAGGAGACCATCATGGGAGTGCTTACCCGAACACAAAGCACCCAACCAAAGTCCAGTACTGTGGAG TGTGCTCCTTGCCAACAGAGTATTGTGAGTACATGCCTGAGCCAGCCAAATGCAGGCAGTGGCTGGAGAAGAACTTCCCAGATTTGTTTGCCAGAATGAGTGTAG GAAATGCTCCCAAGCAGGACACCGGCTGTGAAGAGGCGCCACCtgttggagaggaggaggagaggaagaagcagaAGAGAG GAGGCAGAGGACAGATCAAACAGAAAAAGAAGACTGTGCCTCAAAAAATAACAATAGCTAAAATCCCCCGCGCCAAGAAGAAATACGTCACAAGGGTCTGTGGAATGAACACATTTG ACATTGACCTTAAAGAGGCTCAGAGATTCTTTGCTCAGAAGTTCTCCTGCGGCGCCTCTGTGACGGCAGAGGATGAAATCATCATTCAGGGAGATTTTACAGATGACATCATCGATGTCATTCAGGAGAAGTGGCCTGAG GTGGATGACGACAGTATTGATGATCTTGGAGAAGTCAAGAAGTGA
- the LOC124000338 gene encoding hydroxycarboxylic acid receptor 2-like gives MANFTTMDDNCCAFESPILDLVLPPILVLEFMFGLMGNIVALWMFIFHMDTWKPNSVYLTHLAVADSIVLFCLPFRADYYRRGKHWIHGDVLCRLMLFLLAANRAAGIFFLTAVAVDRYFKIVHPMNKINRMGLNYALWVSLGLWGLIIAATGYLLANEHFFYRNNRTQCESFNICMGFSPLSTWHNTFYVIQFFLPTTIVTFCTVCITWQLKSKTLDTRGKIKRAVQFVMAVALIFIICFFPSTVSRIAVWILKAWYNECRYFQEANLAFYTSVCFTYFNSVLNPIVYYFSSPAFNGTFLKLFNRLLGRKEEEEQSASPVNGSGICSPNTVSGRI, from the coding sequence ATGGCGAACTTCACTACTATGGATGACAACTGCTGCGCCTTCGAATCTCCCATTCTGGACCTGGTCCTGCCTCCTATCCTGGTGCTGGAGTTCATGTTCGGGCTGATGGGGAACATTGTGGCTCTGTGGATGTTTATCTTCCACATGGACACCTGGAAGCCCAACTCTGTTTACCTCACACACCTTGCCGTGGCTGACTCCATCGTCCTGTTCTGTCTGCCCTTCAGAGCCGACTACTACAGACGTGGCAAACACTGGATCCATGGTGATGTCCTGTGCCGGCTTATGCTGTTCCTGTTGGCGGCCAACCGTGCCGCTGGTATCTTCTTCCTTACTGCGGTGGCCGTAGACCGTTACTTCAAGATCGTTCACCCTATGAACAAGATCAACCGGATGGGCCTGAACTATGCTCTGTGGGTGTCTCTGGGCCTGTGGGGCCTGATCATCGCTGCAACCGGGTACCTGCTGGCCAATGAACACTTCTTCTACCGCAACAACCGGACTCAGTGCGAGAGCTTCAACATCTGCATGGGCTTCAGCCCGCTGTCTACGTGGCACAACACCTTCTACGTAATCCAGTTCTTTCTTCCAACCACCATCGTCACCTTCTGCACCGTCTGCATAACCTGGCAGCTGAAGAGCAAGACGCTTGACACCAGAGGGAAGATCAAGCGGGCAGTGCAGTTCGTCATGGCCGTGGCACTCATCTTCATCATTTGCTTCTTCCCCAGTACGGTGTCTCGGATCGCTGTGTGGATCCTCAAGGCCTGGTACAACGAATGCCGGTATTTCCAAGAGGCCAATCTGGCATTCTACACCTCTGTGTGTTTCACCTACTTCAACAGCGTGCTGAACCCCATCGTATACTACTTTTCCAGCCCGGCCTTCAACGGGACCTTCCTAAAGCTGTTCAACAGACTgctagggaggaaagaggaggaggaacagtcAGCCTCGCCTGTGAATGGGAGCGGGATCTGCAGTCCGAACACAGTATCAGGGAGGATCTGA